Proteins found in one Sphingomonas sp. SORGH_AS_0879 genomic segment:
- the argH gene encoding argininosuccinate lyase, with the protein MWGGRFAEGPAAVMREINASIPFDKRLWKQDIAGSKAHVAMLGRQGIVSAEDAATISAGLDRVAEDYAANGVAEDLTLEDIHMQTEAKLAALIGPVAGRLHTARSRNDQVATDFRLWVRDAIDETLAALGALRNALLTRAEDHADSVMPGFTHLQSAQPVTLGHHLMAYHEMIVRDASRFVAARARMNQCPLGSAALAGTGFPVDRHMTAAALGFDEPTRNSLDAVSDRDFAIDYLQAATNCSLHLSRLAEEFVLWASQPFGFVALSDQWSTGSSIMPQKRNPDAAELVRGHAGRIMGCMTSLMVTMKGLPLAYSKDMQDDKPPVFEAHDLLALSIAAMTGMIQSATFRTERMRAVAEAGFSTATDLADWLVRVGGIPFREAHHITGRAVKLAEEKGVMLHQLSIEELTAIDARINAGIYDVLSVDASVASRVSFGGTAPANVRAAIATARGLRP; encoded by the coding sequence ATGTGGGGCGGGCGCTTCGCAGAAGGTCCCGCCGCGGTGATGCGCGAGATAAACGCGTCCATCCCCTTCGACAAGCGATTGTGGAAACAGGATATCGCCGGATCGAAAGCGCATGTCGCGATGCTGGGCCGACAGGGGATCGTCTCTGCCGAGGACGCCGCGACGATTTCCGCCGGGCTGGACCGGGTCGCCGAGGATTATGCCGCGAACGGCGTGGCCGAGGACCTGACCCTCGAAGACATTCATATGCAGACCGAGGCGAAGCTGGCCGCGCTGATCGGCCCGGTCGCGGGGCGGCTGCACACCGCGCGGTCGCGCAACGACCAGGTGGCGACCGACTTCCGCTTGTGGGTGCGCGACGCGATCGACGAGACGCTGGCCGCGCTGGGCGCTCTGCGTAACGCCTTGCTGACCCGCGCCGAAGACCATGCCGACAGCGTGATGCCGGGCTTCACCCACCTTCAGTCCGCGCAGCCGGTGACGTTGGGCCATCACCTGATGGCCTATCACGAGATGATCGTGCGCGATGCCAGCCGCTTCGTGGCGGCGCGCGCGCGGATGAACCAGTGCCCGCTGGGTTCGGCGGCGCTGGCGGGGACGGGCTTTCCGGTCGACCGGCACATGACGGCGGCGGCGCTCGGCTTCGACGAGCCGACGCGCAATTCGCTCGATGCGGTCAGCGACCGGGACTTCGCCATCGACTATCTCCAGGCGGCGACCAACTGCTCGCTGCACCTGTCGCGGCTGGCGGAGGAGTTCGTGCTCTGGGCGTCGCAGCCCTTTGGTTTCGTGGCGCTGAGCGATCAGTGGTCGACGGGCAGCTCGATCATGCCACAGAAGCGCAACCCGGACGCCGCCGAACTGGTGCGCGGTCATGCGGGGCGGATCATGGGCTGCATGACCAGCCTGATGGTCACGATGAAGGGCCTGCCGCTCGCCTATTCCAAGGACATGCAGGACGACAAGCCGCCGGTCTTCGAGGCGCACGACCTGCTGGCGCTCTCGATCGCGGCGATGACCGGCATGATCCAGAGCGCGACCTTCCGGACGGAGCGGATGCGCGCGGTGGCGGAGGCGGGCTTCTCGACCGCGACTGATCTGGCCGACTGGCTGGTGCGGGTCGGCGGCATTCCGTTCCGCGAGGCGCATCACATCACCGGCCGCGCGGTGAAACTCGCCGAGGAGAAGGGCGTGATGCTGCACCAACTGTCGATCGAGGAATTGACCGCCATCGACGCGCGGATCAACGCCGGTATCTATGACGTGCTGTCGGTGGATGCCTCGGTCGCCAGCCGGGTCAGCTTCGGTGGCACCGCGCCCGCCAATGTCCGCGCCGCGATCGCGACGGCGCGGGGCCTGCGGCCATGA